Within Vigna unguiculata cultivar IT97K-499-35 chromosome 2, ASM411807v1, whole genome shotgun sequence, the genomic segment GGGACGGGGCAAATATGTACATCTTCATATTTATTCCatactcaattgaaaaagtcggggattttCCATACCCAATCAATACGAATATTTTTAGTCAAAATAGAAATGAATTCAAACAATATCCAAGTGAACAGGTTTATTTGTTATCCCTACTTACTAACTCGTCTCTTATACAGGGACGTAATATGTTGactaacaaatattaaaaagaaaaaacaatgaccgagttaaaaatgaaaagacaCAGATATAAAATCATCCTATCCtatcctaatatatatatatatatatatatatatatatatatatatatatatatatatatatatatatatatatatatatatattaggtctAAAGAGGAGGAGATTAAGTTAATTTGTGAACACAATGCAGttgaaagataattttaaacaatGGATGGGATTGTTATTACTTTTCGTTAATTCTTTAGCCAAagtttatttaagttttattttatcttgatCGATTTATATGTTAGTGATAAAGAGGCTCTTAAAGCAGGACAGAAGTTTGTGGTGAAGGCTGTAGAATCTCAATCATTTACTTAAAGCTGTCAAACAAAAGTCActttatttatttccttttgtATCATTAGGTCCTTCTCATCTTCTCAATTATTGAATCTGTTTCAAATCAACACAACAAATATTTCTGAAGATATTCTTCTTCACTCCTATCCACCTCTCTTCTCCAACCTTTCCTTCATTTCAACACCAGTTTCTATCTATGGCAGAGGCTTTACTGGGAATTGTGCTTGAAAATTTGGGATCTTTTGTTCAAGACCAACTTGCAACTTATTGGGGTGTTGAACAGCAGACTCATAAGCTTTCCAGCAACCTCACCGCAATTCGTGCTGTCCTCAGAGATGCTGAGAGAAAGCAAATAACAAGTCATGCCGTGAAGGATTGGCTGCAGAAACTCACGGATGCAGCGTACGTGCTTGATGATATCTTGGATGAATGTTCAGTTCAATCCAAAATGCTACACTCTGATGATGGACAAAGTTCATGCTTGGCCTATGTGCACCCTAAGCACATTCTCTGTCGTTTTTATATCGGAAAGAGGATGAAAGACATCACCCAGAGGTTTCATGACATTCATGAAGAAAGGCTCACGTTTGAATTGCGTGTGGGTGTCACGGAGAAGCAAACAGtcaatgatgatgatgattggCGTCAAACTAGCTCAGTCATTACTGAACCCATATTCTGTGGCAGAGACAAAGATcgagagaaaattgtgaaatttcTCGAGGAAGATGCTAGTGGCAGTGAAGACCTCACCATCTATCCCATAGTTGGTATGGGTGGTCTTGGCAAAACAACTCTTGCCAAGCAGGTATTCAATGATCACGAGATAAGTAAACATTTTGACTTGAGAATTTGGATCTGCGTTTCAGATGATTTCAATGTCAAGAGAATACTGCAATCGATTATAGAATGTAGTATTGGCCAAAATCCCAACCTCGGTGATTTAGAAGCAAGGAGAAAAAGGGTTGAAGAAGCATTGCAAAGCAAGAGGTATTTACTTGTTCTTGATGATGTGTGGAATGAAGACCGAGAGAAGTGGAAGGAGTTGAAGGGGATGTTGGAGTGTGCTAAGGGAGCAAAAGGAGCTACCATTTTGGTCACCACTCGACTTCAGGAAGTTGCCTCCATCATGGGAACGCATCCTGCTTACAGTTTGACAGCATTGTCAGAAGACGACAGTTGGTCGTTGTTCAAACACCATGCGTTTGGACTAAATAGAGAAGAAAGGGAAGAGTTTGTGACAATTGGCAAAGAGATAACGAGGAAATGCGTTGGTTCGCCACTTGCAATCAAAACACTGGGAAGCTGTTTGCGTAATGAAAATGAGATAAAGCAGTGGCAGAATATTAAGGAAAGTGAGATTTGGGATATACGGGAGGTAAGTAGTTCTCTGACAAATGACGAAAATGCTATCATGCGTGCTTTGAAATTAAGCTATTTTAATTTGGAGTTGTCATTGCGGAGATGCTTTTCTTTCTGTGCAATTTTCCCTAAAGATTTTGAAATTGATAGAGAAGAACTCATTCATCTCTGGATGGCTAATGGATTTATTAAACAGGAAGGGAATGTAGAGGTGGAGGATGTTGGTAATAAAGTGTGGAAAAGATTATATGATAGATCATTCTTCCAGGAAGCAAAGGCCAATAGGATTGGTATGATTAAAACTTTCAAGATGCATGATCTATTTCATGATCTCGCTCAGTCTATCATGGGTGAAGAATGTGTGGTTTACGAGGAAGGAAAGTTGACTCGATTGTCAAATAGAGTTCACTATTTACGATTGCTAAATTCTAATAAGTTTGTCGATATGGCTGCCTTCAAGAAAGTTGAATCATTTCGAACTTTACTTGATTTTGGTTTAGGATTGCATCATGTAAATATTCGTTTGTTGCCATCAAATCATTGTCTCCGAGCATTACACATACGATCAACTCTTTTTTCCCCACTAAATGATTTGTCACATTTGAGATATTTGAGTTTGCACAGGTGTTCAGTCTTGCATAGTTCTATTTGTGGGTTGCAGAAATTGCAAATACTGAAACTCGAAGATTGCGGAGGGTCGCATAATTTTTTTCCAGAACACATGACACAATTACAGGATCTTAGGCATCTTGTGATTAAGGGTTGTCCTAAAATAGCAGAGATGCTTCCGAATATTGGCAAGTTAGGGCATCTAAGAACATTGAACACCTTCGCCGTGGGTTCAAAACTGGAGTATGGGTTGGCAGAGTTACATGGCTTAAGTCTAGTTGGAAAACTGCATATCAGAGGCCTGGAGAATGTGAGCAATGAATGGGAGGCTAAAGAAGCAAATTTGATGAGCAAGAAGGAGTTGAATCGCCTATACTTATCATGGAGTGATAGTCCTAACTCACAAGGTAGTAATGTTAGTGTGGAGAGAGTCCTGGAAAACCTGGAACCTCCCTCAACTCTGAAGAGTTTTGGGATGAAAGGATATCTGGGAAGAAAGTTATCGAGTTGGATGAGAAGTGTTGTAGTTTTGAAAGACTTAGTGGAAGTTATGCTCTTCGACTGTTTCTTCTGTGAGGAGCTTCCTCCACTTGGTAAACTACCACATTTGAAAAGGGTAGACCTGCGTAGAATAAGAAATGTGAAGTGGATAGATGGTGAGTCGTATGAAGGTGTGGAGGAGAAGGCATTTCCATCGTTGGAGAAATTGAATGTGGAGAATTTACCAAATTTGGAGAGGTTGTTGAGGGATGAAGGAGTAGAGATGCTCCCTCGTCTTTCCCAAGTAAGAATTGATGGTGTCTTGAACTTTAAAGTCCCACATCTTCCGTGTGTTGAGGAGCTTGATGCTAGAGACATTAAGGCAGCGACTTCTTTCATGGAAGGGGTTGTGGAGAATGTGACTTGTCTGAAGAAACTGCTAATTGCATCCATGAGAGATTTGAAGGTACTGCCCGAAAAACTGAGCAGGCTGAGTGCACTACAGGATCTAAAGATATTGGAATGTGAAGAGTTGAGATCGCTGCCAAGTAGCTTTCAACGCCTCACCAACTTGTctaaattaagtattttgaaCTGTGATCGTCTGGAGGAGAGGTACAAAAGAGAAACAGGGAATGATTGGCAATTCATAGCTCACATTCCAAATGTAGAATTGGAATCCTTCCCCTCGCACGGAGTGAAACCGGCTTTATCATTTAGTGGTCAGTGAATTATCGTTtaattttctctaatttctCTCGATgtgcatataatttttttatcgacAAATGTTAATTTCTCTCGCTCTCAGTGTGCATATGTTGATGTTTGTAATTGCGTGTAGATCGTTACCGGCAATCATCTTGCTCATGGAACTGCTTCAAGGTTAAAAGACCGCCTGCTGAAACAGAAAGAATggttgaatataatttttttgactACATGGATGAGTATGAGTGAATACCTGGAACTGTGCTGTCATGCCAAAGTATTGCATCAGTCACAATCTCTCTggttttttcaagaaaatccaACTTTCACAGTTTCATCTTTCACTATTTGTGGTTACATCACAAGCACTCCATCATGGATTCTAGTTCTATAAGCAAGTTTGAAAATGTGTAAGGTAGTGTATTTACTTTATAACAACTCATTCCAGTGCAGCAGATCGTAAATAGATTATAAACTGTTACTTGTACTGAGATTTTTTTGGTTGTGATTTTGTTCTTTAGAATCCTCTTAATGTAATAGAAGAGGACATGGCGAGCGCGAATTTGATGTATGATTTGAGGAGTACCAAAGATTATACAGGCAAGGATTTCAAATTGGATTGCAACAAAGGAATCCATGGGCAATATGACAAAGATGGTTGTTACTTCCACATGCTGATTTGGTGGAGTTAGTCAGAACTGCATTTTTATGGCCATGTGAACAACCTTGGTGGTGTTGCGGGTATGTTTGGTTGAACATTTATCTaataaagtttattatattatatttgttacaCATAAGCGTTATTGTGTTATATTTATAGTATAATCAGCAGATAACAAACCCATCATAGAGATAACTTACACATAGTTGGTTCTCCTCTCTTCATGATTTCAGGTACATTAAACTCTAACTCTTTCACTTAGTATTCTAAAAATTGGTTGAACGGCTACATGAGAGTGTCAAAATATGTTACCCAAAGCAACTTTTTCACAGTTGGGTGATGAGAGCACGACATACAAACAGGTCCAATATTATAAACAAGAGCCAATATTTGAACATGATCTAAgacaattaaattaaagtatttcgataataatgatttaatgaataaaatagcTAGAAGATTTGCTACTTTAACACTTCTGATATTGATGACAAATGTCCCGGCCTTGGCTAAG encodes:
- the LOC114173437 gene encoding putative disease resistance protein RGA3 codes for the protein MAEALLGIVLENLGSFVQDQLATYWGVEQQTHKLSSNLTAIRAVLRDAERKQITSHAVKDWLQKLTDAAYVLDDILDECSVQSKMLHSDDGQSSCLAYVHPKHILCRFYIGKRMKDITQRFHDIHEERLTFELRVGVTEKQTVNDDDDWRQTSSVITEPIFCGRDKDREKIVKFLEEDASGSEDLTIYPIVGMGGLGKTTLAKQVFNDHEISKHFDLRIWICVSDDFNVKRILQSIIECSIGQNPNLGDLEARRKRVEEALQSKRYLLVLDDVWNEDREKWKELKGMLECAKGAKGATILVTTRLQEVASIMGTHPAYSLTALSEDDSWSLFKHHAFGLNREEREEFVTIGKEITRKCVGSPLAIKTLGSCLRNENEIKQWQNIKESEIWDIREVSSSLTNDENAIMRALKLSYFNLELSLRRCFSFCAIFPKDFEIDREELIHLWMANGFIKQEGNVEVEDVGNKVWKRLYDRSFFQEAKANRIGMIKTFKMHDLFHDLAQSIMGEECVVYEEGKLTRLSNRVHYLRLLNSNKFVDMAAFKKVESFRTLLDFGLGLHHVNIRLLPSNHCLRALHIRSTLFSPLNDLSHLRYLSLHRCSVLHSSICGLQKLQILKLEDCGGSHNFFPEHMTQLQDLRHLVIKGCPKIAEMLPNIGKLGHLRTLNTFAVGSKLEYGLAELHGLSLVGKLHIRGLENVSNEWEAKEANLMSKKELNRLYLSWSDSPNSQGSNVSVERVLENLEPPSTLKSFGMKGYLGRKLSSWMRSVVVLKDLVEVMLFDCFFCEELPPLGKLPHLKRVDLRRIRNVKWIDGESYEGVEEKAFPSLEKLNVENLPNLERLLRDEGVEMLPRLSQVRIDGVLNFKVPHLPCVEELDARDIKAATSFMEGVVENVTCLKKLLIASMRDLKVLPEKLSRLSALQDLKILECEELRSLPSSFQRLTNLSKLSILNCDRLEERYKRETGNDWQFIAHIPNVELESFPSHGVKPALSFSDRYRQSSCSWNCFKVKRPPAETERMVEYNFFDYMDEYE